One Streptomyces lincolnensis genomic region harbors:
- a CDS encoding alpha-mannosidase: MHNDRDVTEQRLARVLNERIRPAAHARSVPLDVQVWHVSGEPVPVSEGLAAPYRPARVGDRWGPAWSTSWFKVTGTVPADWAGETVEAVLDLGFATHSAGFSAEGLVYRPDGTAVKALNPRNIWVPVAEQAVGGEEFTVFVEAAANPVVMHTAPDELTFGPTAVGGPAPWLGDPAADPGEPLYRLRRLDLAVLDRDVHELVQDLEVLGQLMPELAAEDPRRWQILRAVERALDTVDLQDVGGSAAAARAALAPVLAAPAQASAHRISAVGHAHIDTAWLWPLRETVRKVARTVSNVTHLMDDHPEFKFVMSQAQQLAWLKEHRPEVYARAQEKAKTGQFLPSGSLWVEPDTNISGGEALVRQFVHGKRFYLEEFGVETEEMWLPDTFGYNAALPQLMKLAGVRWFLTQKISWNTTNKFPHHTFWWEGIDGTRIFSHFPPVDSYNGDLSGDQVAHSVRNFQDKSGSNSSLIPFGYGDGGGGPTREMLARAARLKDLEGSPRIEIEGPADFFRRAHDEYEANGGAPVWSGELYLEFHRGTLTSQLATKQGNRRSEHLLREAELWAATAAVRHGHAYPYVALDRLWKTVLLHQFHDILPGTSIAWVHREAEETYAAVARELEELIGEAQRTLAGDPGGTVVFNAAPHPRGGVAALGAGPRAVEAAVVPPVPDGDGFVLDNGLVRVVVDGRGLITSAYDHSAGREALAPGAVGNLLQLHQDFPNQWDAWDVDAFYRNTVRDLTEAESVTATGTGVRVVRVFGASRIEQTLTLPSGSRGLVIDTVVDWHEREKLLKAAFPLDVRASHSTAEIPFGHVERPTHTNTSWDAAKFEVCAHRFLHVGEPDWGAAVVNDSSYGHDITRDVRSDGGTTTTVRLSLLRAARFPDPDQDQGTHRLGYALVIGADVADATREGYRFNLPERALPGSATVAPLVSVDLEGVIVEAVKLADDRGGDIVVRLYESRGTRARATLTTGFPLASATATDLLERPVDDPASHRHTDTGVELALRPFQILTLRLRPAAGS, from the coding sequence ATGCACAACGACCGCGACGTCACCGAACAGCGGCTCGCCCGCGTTCTGAACGAGCGCATACGGCCCGCCGCCCACGCCCGGTCCGTCCCCCTCGACGTGCAGGTCTGGCACGTCTCCGGCGAGCCGGTGCCGGTGAGCGAGGGCCTGGCCGCCCCCTACCGGCCGGCCCGGGTCGGGGACCGGTGGGGGCCCGCCTGGTCCACCAGCTGGTTCAAGGTCACCGGCACCGTCCCCGCCGACTGGGCCGGGGAGACGGTCGAGGCCGTCCTGGATCTCGGTTTCGCCACCCACTCCGCCGGCTTCTCCGCCGAGGGGCTGGTCTACCGGCCCGACGGCACCGCCGTGAAGGCGCTCAATCCGCGCAACATCTGGGTGCCGGTGGCCGAACAGGCGGTGGGCGGCGAGGAGTTCACGGTCTTCGTCGAGGCCGCCGCCAATCCGGTCGTCATGCACACCGCCCCCGACGAACTCACCTTCGGACCCACCGCGGTGGGCGGTCCCGCCCCCTGGCTGGGCGACCCGGCCGCCGACCCGGGCGAGCCCCTGTACCGGCTGCGGCGCCTGGACCTCGCCGTCCTCGACCGGGACGTGCATGAACTCGTCCAGGATCTGGAGGTGTTGGGCCAGCTGATGCCCGAGCTGGCCGCCGAGGACCCGCGCCGCTGGCAGATCCTGCGGGCGGTCGAGCGCGCCCTGGACACGGTGGACCTCCAGGACGTCGGCGGCAGCGCGGCGGCGGCGCGGGCCGCGCTCGCCCCGGTGCTGGCGGCACCCGCGCAGGCGAGCGCGCACCGGATCTCGGCGGTGGGGCACGCGCACATCGACACCGCGTGGCTGTGGCCGCTGCGCGAGACCGTCCGCAAGGTGGCCCGGACGGTCTCCAACGTCACCCATCTCATGGACGACCACCCGGAGTTCAAGTTCGTGATGTCCCAGGCGCAGCAGCTCGCCTGGCTGAAGGAGCACCGGCCGGAGGTGTACGCGCGGGCGCAGGAGAAGGCGAAGACGGGGCAGTTCCTGCCGAGTGGCAGCCTGTGGGTGGAGCCGGACACCAACATCTCCGGCGGTGAGGCGCTGGTGCGCCAGTTCGTGCACGGCAAGCGGTTCTACCTGGAGGAGTTCGGCGTCGAGACCGAGGAGATGTGGCTGCCGGACACCTTCGGTTACAACGCGGCCCTGCCGCAGCTGATGAAGCTGGCCGGGGTGCGCTGGTTCCTGACGCAGAAGATCTCCTGGAACACCACCAACAAGTTCCCGCACCACACCTTCTGGTGGGAGGGCATCGACGGCACCCGGATCTTCAGCCACTTCCCGCCCGTCGACAGCTACAACGGCGACCTCTCCGGCGACCAGGTCGCCCACAGCGTCCGCAACTTCCAGGACAAGAGCGGCTCGAACAGCTCGCTGATCCCGTTCGGCTACGGCGACGGAGGCGGTGGCCCCACCCGCGAGATGCTCGCCCGCGCCGCCCGCCTGAAGGACCTGGAGGGCTCGCCCCGCATCGAGATCGAGGGCCCGGCCGACTTCTTCCGGCGCGCGCACGACGAGTACGAGGCGAACGGCGGCGCCCCGGTGTGGTCCGGCGAGCTGTACCTGGAGTTCCACCGCGGCACCCTCACCAGCCAGCTCGCCACCAAGCAGGGCAACCGGCGCAGCGAACACCTGCTGCGCGAGGCCGAGTTGTGGGCGGCCACGGCCGCCGTACGGCACGGGCACGCCTATCCGTACGTCGCCCTGGACCGGCTGTGGAAGACGGTGCTGCTGCACCAGTTCCACGACATCCTGCCCGGTACGTCGATCGCCTGGGTGCACCGCGAGGCGGAGGAGACGTACGCGGCCGTCGCCCGGGAACTGGAGGAGCTGATCGGCGAGGCCCAGCGGACGCTGGCCGGCGATCCCGGCGGCACGGTCGTCTTCAACGCCGCGCCGCACCCCCGCGGCGGTGTGGCGGCGCTCGGCGCGGGCCCGCGCGCCGTGGAGGCCGCTGTTGTGCCACCGGTGCCCGACGGGGACGGGTTCGTCCTCGACAACGGCCTGGTGCGGGTCGTCGTGGACGGTCGCGGTCTGATCACCTCCGCCTACGACCACAGCGCCGGCCGCGAGGCCCTGGCACCCGGCGCGGTCGGCAACCTGCTCCAGCTGCACCAGGACTTCCCCAACCAGTGGGACGCCTGGGACGTCGACGCGTTCTACCGCAACACCGTCCGGGACCTCACCGAGGCGGAGTCCGTCACCGCGACCGGCACCGGTGTCCGCGTGGTCCGTGTCTTCGGCGCGTCGCGGATCGAGCAGACCCTGACCCTGCCGTCCGGTTCCCGCGGGCTCGTGATCGACACGGTCGTCGACTGGCACGAGCGGGAGAAGCTGCTCAAGGCCGCCTTCCCGCTGGATGTCCGGGCCTCCCACTCGACGGCCGAGATCCCCTTCGGGCACGTCGAGCGGCCCACGCACACCAACACCAGCTGGGACGCTGCCAAGTTCGAGGTGTGCGCCCACCGGTTCCTGCACGTCGGCGAGCCCGACTGGGGTGCCGCCGTGGTCAACGACTCCTCCTACGGGCACGACATCACGCGTGACGTCCGGTCCGACGGCGGGACGACGACCACGGTCCGCCTCTCCCTGCTGCGCGCGGCCCGCTTCCCCGACCCCGACCAGGACCAGGGCACCCACCGGCTCGGCTACGCGCTCGTGATCGGCGCCGACGTCGCCGACGCGACCCGTGAGGGCTACCGCTTCAACCTGCCCGAGCGGGCGCTGCCGGGCAGCGCGACGGTCGCCCCGCTGGTCTCGGTCGACCTCGAGGGGGTGATCGTGGAAGCGGTGAAACTCGCCGACGACCGCGGCGGCGACATCGTCGTCCGTCTCTACGAGTCCCGCGGCACCCGGGCCCGGGCCACCCTCACCACCGGGTTCCCGTTGGCCTCGGCCACCGCGACGGACCTGCTGGAGCGCCCGGTCGACGACCCCGCGTCCCATCGGCACACCGATACCGGCGTGGAGTTGGCCCTGCGTCCTTTCCAGATCCTCACGTTGCGGCTGCGGCCCGCCGCCGGGAGCTGA